The window CCGTGGCCGGCGGCAACCACGCCGCGACGTACGTGGAGAAGCAGGTCGTGCGCTGGCTCGGCGAGCTGCTCGGCCTGCCGGGCTGGGGCGGCCTGCTGGTCAGCGGCGGCTCGGCCGCGACCGTGCACGCGCTGGCCGCGGCCCGGCACCGGGCCACCGCCGGCGCGGTCCGCCAGTCCGGCCTGGACCAGTCCACGGCCCCGCTGACCGTGTACGCCTCGGACCAGACCCACAGCGCGGTCGCCAAGGCGGTCGAGCTGCTCGGCCTCGGCGCCGCGGCCCTGCGGGTGCTGCCCGCGGACCGCGATCGCCGGCTGCCGGTCGCCGCGCTGGCGTCGGCGCTGGCGTCCGACCGCGCCCGGGGCGCCCGGCCGATGGCGGTGGTGGCCTCGGCCGGCACGGTGAACACCGGCGCGATCGACCCGCTGGCCGAGATCGGTTCGCTCTGCGCGGCCGAGCGGGTCTGGCTGCACGTCGACGGCGCGTACGGCGCCCCCGCGGTGCTCGACCCGCGGCACGCCGCCGCGCTGGCCCCGATGGCCGCCGCCGACAGCGTCGCGGTGGACGCGCACAAGTGGCTGTCGGTGCCGTACGAGGCCGGGGCCGTGCTGGTGCGGGACGAGGAGACGCTGCGGGCGGCGTTCAGCCGGGTGGCGGCGTACCTGGCCGAGGACAGCGACCCGGACGGGGTCACCTGGCTGCCCTGGTTCAGCGAGTACGGCAGCCAGCAGACCCGGGGCTTCCGCGCGCTCAAGGTCTGGGCCGCGCTGGCCCACCACGGCCGGTCCGGGTACGCGACCACCATCGGGCACGACCTCGACCTGGCCGAGCGGCTCGCGGCCACGGTCGACCGGTCGCCGCTGCTGACCCTGGTCTCCACCGGGCTCAGCGTGGTGACGTTCCGGTCCCGTGCCTCGGACGACCGCGAGGTGCTGCGCCGGGTCCAGCTCGGCGGCGAGGCCTTCCTGACCGGCACCGCGCTGGACGGCGGGTTCGTCCTGCGGGCCTGTATCACCAACCCCCGGATGCGGGCCGAGGACGTCGACCGGATCGTCGCCGCGGTCGAGGCCGCCGCCCGGCCGTGACCGACCTGCCGCCGCTCGCCGGCGAGGACCACGTCTGCGCCGCCTGCGGCCTCGCGTACGCGGACCTCGCCGTCGCCGAGGCGCCCGCACGCCTGGAAGTCCTGGTCCGGGACTTCGAGGCCGCCGTCGTGGCCGCGCCCGACCCGGCGGTGCGCCCGCAGCCGTCGGTCTGGTCGCCGGCCGAGTACGCCTGCCACGTGCGCGACGTGCTCGTGACGTACACGGTCCGGCTGCACCGGGCGCGCCGGGAGGACCGCCCGGTGCTGGAGCCGATGTACAACGACCTGCGGGCCCGGCGTTTCGACTACGCCCACGCCGACCTCGCGGCCGTCCGGGCCGAGAGCCGGGCGGCCGCCGCCGGCCTCACCGCCGAGATCGCCCGCATCACCGACGCGGACCGGCTCGTCAGCCGGTTGCCGGGCGAGCACCGCAGCACCCGCTGGCTCGTCCGCCAGACCCTGCACGAGGTCCGCCACCACACCCTGGACATCCGCTCCCAGTAGTCCGGATCCGCGGACCTGGGCGGTGCTTGCTCCGTACTGTCGCCAGATGAGCGTCGAGGACCTCCGCGCGATCGCCCTGTTCGACGGGCTGAGCGACGGACAGCTGGGGGAGCTGCTGGCGGCCGGCGAGGTCCGGCGGTTCGAGCCCGGCGAGGAGCTGTTCACCGAGGCCCGGGCGGCCGACGTCTGGTGGGTGCTGCTGGCCGGGACCGTCACGCTGGTGCGCCGGGTCGGCCACGAGGACACCGTGCTCGGCCGGATGGAGACGCCGGGCCAGTGGGCCGGCGGCTTCCGGGCCTGGGACGCGCACGGCGTCTACCTCGCGTCCGGGCGCGCGGTCACGGCCGGCCGGGTGCTGCGGGTGCCGGCCGACCGGCTGCGGGCGCTGGCCGACGTCTGGTTCCCGTTCGGCGTCCACTTCATCGGCGGGCTGGTCGGCACGGTCCGCCGGATCGAGTCGGTGGCCCGCCAGCGCGAGGC is drawn from Mycobacteriales bacterium and contains these coding sequences:
- a CDS encoding aminotransferase class V-fold PLP-dependent enzyme; this encodes MAETDWDWGPEELRAHGHRMVDLLVEHLSTLPEQPVFRPYPRALAQERLSAPLPELGRPAGELFDELAGTVLPWPFGNGHPRWAGWVNGPPSPVAVLADALAAAMNPSVAGGNHAATYVEKQVVRWLGELLGLPGWGGLLVSGGSAATVHALAAARHRATAGAVRQSGLDQSTAPLTVYASDQTHSAVAKAVELLGLGAAALRVLPADRDRRLPVAALASALASDRARGARPMAVVASAGTVNTGAIDPLAEIGSLCAAERVWLHVDGAYGAPAVLDPRHAAALAPMAAADSVAVDAHKWLSVPYEAGAVLVRDEETLRAAFSRVAAYLAEDSDPDGVTWLPWFSEYGSQQTRGFRALKVWAALAHHGRSGYATTIGHDLDLAERLAATVDRSPLLTLVSTGLSVVTFRSRASDDREVLRRVQLGGEAFLTGTALDGGFVLRACITNPRMRAEDVDRIVAAVEAAARP
- a CDS encoding DinB family protein; protein product: MTDLPPLAGEDHVCAACGLAYADLAVAEAPARLEVLVRDFEAAVVAAPDPAVRPQPSVWSPAEYACHVRDVLVTYTVRLHRARREDRPVLEPMYNDLRARRFDYAHADLAAVRAESRAAAAGLTAEIARITDADRLVSRLPGEHRSTRWLVRQTLHEVRHHTLDIRSQ